A genome region from Arachis duranensis cultivar V14167 chromosome 8, aradu.V14167.gnm2.J7QH, whole genome shotgun sequence includes the following:
- the LOC107461155 gene encoding transcription factor bHLH74-like → MSSDVENAMRLQQEEKKGILMSCPSSLGLGTSGSEMASSNSEPSNVANPFLASSAWDPLTPLTQLQTTNTTTLVGDPSTSSIPIPIPMVSHHNNEFSNSLLYTLVLENQQAPHIVQYMSRDMVPIPKVQVPVSYGSGSFSEMVGSFLQSPNSEHSQGEGEGEDSGSAPSGNRRRKRGHEHNNNSTFSPNKNAEDCSGKRKNQDDEKKAKVEENKDKSGQSGETPKENFIHVRARRGQATNSHSLAERVRREKISERMRLLQELVPGCNKITGKAVMLDEIINYVQSLQQQVEFLSMKLATVNPELNLDLERILSKDILQSRIGGYGGGISCSQAFPSSSFQGTLVPMPTTSNQLPPLPQSLLDHEFQNLYGMSYDSSTALGNMGHNGGSKPEL, encoded by the exons ATGAGTAGTGATGTTGAAAATGCCATGAGGCTTCAACAGGAAGAGAAAAAGGGCATTCTGATGAGTTGTCCTTCTTCATTGGGTTTGGGGACAAGTGGTTCAGAAATGGCAAGTTCTAATTCTGAGCCTTCAAATGTAGCTAATCCCTTTCTTGCTTCCTCTGCTTGGGATCCTCTTACTCCTTTAACTCAACTTCAAACTACTAATACTACTACTCTTGTTGGAGACCCTTCTACTTCTTCAATACCAATACCAATACCAATGGTTTCTCATCATAATAATGAATTCTCCAACTCATTGTTGTACACTCTTGTTTTGGAAAACCAGCAGGCTCCCCACATTGTTCAATACATGTCTAGAGATATGGTTCCAATCCCCAAGGTTCAGGTTCCTGTATCCTATGGAAGTGGGAGCTTCTCTGAAATGGTTGGCTCCTTTCTCCAATCTCCAAACAGTGAGCACTCAcagggagaaggagaaggagaagattCAGGATCAGCACCTAGtggaaatagaagaagaaagagaggcCATGAACATAATAATAACTCTACTTTCAGTCCAAACAAG aATGCTGAAGATTGTTCTGGGAAGAGAAAAAATCAAGATGATGAGAAGAaagcaaaagtggaagaaaataaagacaaaagTGGTCAAAGTGGAGAAACACCTAAAGAGAATTTCATTCATGTGAGAGCAAGAAGAGGCCAAGCTACTAACAGTCACAGCCTTGCAGAAAGG gtAAGGAGAGAAAAGATTAGTGAGCGAATGAGGTTGCTTCAAGAACTTGTTCCAGGATGCAACAAG ATAACTGGCAAAGCAGTGATGCTTGATGAGATTATAAACTATGTGCAATCATTGCAACAGCAGGTTGAG TTTTTGTCCATGAAACTTGCCACTGTGAACCCAGAGCTGAATTTGGACCTAGAGCGGATTCTCTCAAAAGAT attcTGCAATCACGAATTGGTGGATATGGTGGTGGTATAAGCTGCTCTCAAGCATTCCCTAGTTCCAGCTTCCAAGGAACACTAGTGCCCATGCCTACCACTTCAAATCAACTCCCTCCCTTGCCTCAG AGTCTGTTGGACCATGAATTCCAAAACTTGTATGGAATGAGCTATGATTCTAGTACAGCTCTTGGGAACATGGGGCACAATG GAGGATCCAAACCAGAGTTATAG